ATGCGCGTGCATACCAAGTCGCCCGGCGCCAGGGTGGACCTGACCGATCCGGTGATACTGCCGGCAGGCGCGACTATCAAAGACGCAGCCGAGGCTGTGCACAAGGATTTTAAGTCCGGGCTGCGCTATGCCGTGATCTGGGGCTCAGGCAAGTTCGACGGACAGCGCGTCGGCCCCGAGCACGTGCTGCGCGATAACGATATCATCGAACTGCACGTATAGGCCTCAGACTGGTTTAAGGTATAATTCCATATAAATGATCGTCGCTATCAGGAAAAGTATCAGCTCCCTGAAAAAGGATAGGGAGCACGGGGCCGGATGGCTCACCCTGCGTTCGCTCGAGATACTGCGCGAGGCTGCCTCTCTGGACCCGGCCGAGAGCCCGCAAAAACTCCTGTCATCGCTCACCGGCGTCGCCGGCGCGCTGATCAGCGCGCGCCCGGCCATGGTGTCCATCGCCAACTATGTTCTCTATTATCAGGAAGAGCTCCAGTCAGCCGCTGCGACCTCCAGGTCGCCCCAACGGCTTAAAAAAGCAGCCTTCAGTATGGCCGACCGCCTGATCAGGCGGCAGGGTAAATCCGCCGCTGCCGCTGCGCGCAACGCGGCTGCGCTGATTGGCAGGCGCAGTATCGTTATGCTCTGCAGCTACAGCTCAGCTGTCTGCAGCGCACTGGAGCTGGCACGGCGCGGGGGTAAGGACTTCAAAGTACTGGCCGTACAGTCTCGCCATAAAAAAATATCCTACGGCGAGATGGCGCTGCGCCGCCTGCAGGAGTCGGGCATCAGCGGCAGTATAGTGCCCGATAATCAAATAGCCTGGCAGCTCGCGCGTGCGGACCTGGTGCTGTGCGGCGCCGACGGTGTCTCGCTTCACGGATGGCTGATAAACGGGACACCCTCTTTGGAGCTGGCGCAGACGGCTCTGCGCAAGAAACGCCCTTTGTATGCCGTATGCGAGACAAGTAAGATCGACGCCCGCGGACTGACCGCCGGCCTGCCTGAGCCCGAGCCGGGCTTCGACATGGTTCCACTCGAGATGCTCTCGGGGCTGGTCACGGAAAAAGGGATGATGACGCCGGAGGAGATATATAAATTCACCTTAGATGACCTGACGGGGAGCATGAGTGACCGGCCTCATTGATGCGCACGCCCATCTCGATGAGATGGAGGACCTCGCTGCAGCCGTCGGGAGAGCCAGGCTGGCGGGTGTGGCCGCCATCATCTCCATGGGGCAGGATTTGAGCTCCAACGCCCGGAACCTGGAGATGTCGGCCAGTTATCCCGGATACATTTACCCTGCGCTCGGCCTGCATCCCTGGGCCATCGGCAGGCTGGACGATGCGCAAATCGAGCAAAATATCGGTTTCATATCGGACAACCTGCACAGGGCCGTCGCGCTGGGCGAGGTCGGCCTGGATTATGACAAACGGGTGCTTAAAACGGCGGGCAAGGATATGCAGAAGGAGGTGCTGCGGCGGCTGCTGGCGCTGGCCCTGCGCCATGATAAGCCGGTCTCGCTGCACAGCCGCTACGCCTGGAAGGATGCTCTGCAGGAGGTCGTAGCCGCCGGGATAAGGAAGCTGGTCTTCCACTGGTATACGGGATTCTCCAGCACGCTGGCCGAGCTGATCGAAGCCGGATATTACATCTCGGCCACGCCGGCTGCAGAGTACCACGATGAACATCGCCGCGCTATCAGGGAAGTCCCGCTCAATAGTCTGCTGCTGGAGACGGATTGCCCCGTTTATTACGGCAGGGAGCAGCGCTACCGCTCGCAGCCGTCCGACGTCATGCGCAGCCTCAAGGCGGCGGCTTTAATCAAAGATACTCCTCAGGAAGAAGCGGCAACCGTCACCACGGCCAATGCCTGCCGGCTTTTCGGCCTGCCCCTGTAAATTCGAGTATTACCACAAGCTTCGAACTTGCATTCATCACCCCCGCGTATTTGCCCACCGAAATCAAACGGATTAAAATTAGTCAACTATCCTGATATGAAGGCTATTATTCTTGTCGGCGGCGAGGGCACCAGGCTGCGTCCCTTGACCTATTCATTAGTTAAACCGATGGTCCCTGTTGCCAACAGGCCCTTTATAGAGCATGTTATCCGCAAGCTGGCACGGCACGGGATCGACGAGATTGTGCTGGCCATGGGTTACAAGCCCGACTCGATCTACGCATATTTCAAGAACGGCAGCGGCCTGGGAGTCAGGCTGACCTACAGCCTGGAAGAGAAGCCGCTGGGCACCGCCGGCGCCGTTAAGAACGCCGGCAGCTATGTCAAAGAAGCCTTCTTCGTCCTCAACGGCGACTGCTTCTCCGATCTCGATTATTCCGATATGTACAGGCAGCACGTACACAATAAAGCGAAAACGACTATTGCGCTCACACATGTGGAGGATCCCACCAGGTTCGGCGTGGTCGAAACGGATGAGTCGGGACGTGTTCTGCGTTTTATAGAGAAGCCGAAATGGGAGGACGTGACCAGCCACTGGATAAATGCGGGAGTATATATACTTGAGCCCGAGGTGCTGGATTATATCCCGGACAACCTGTTCTACATGTTCGAGAACGGTGTATTCCCCCGCTTACTGGAAAACG
This genomic window from Dehalococcoidia bacterium contains:
- a CDS encoding TatD family hydrolase — translated: MTGLIDAHAHLDEMEDLAAAVGRARLAGVAAIISMGQDLSSNARNLEMSASYPGYIYPALGLHPWAIGRLDDAQIEQNIGFISDNLHRAVALGEVGLDYDKRVLKTAGKDMQKEVLRRLLALALRHDKPVSLHSRYAWKDALQEVVAAGIRKLVFHWYTGFSSTLAELIEAGYYISATPAAEYHDEHRRAIREVPLNSLLLETDCPVYYGREQRYRSQPSDVMRSLKAAALIKDTPQEEAATVTTANACRLFGLPL
- a CDS encoding NDP-sugar synthase; protein product: MKAIILVGGEGTRLRPLTYSLVKPMVPVANRPFIEHVIRKLARHGIDEIVLAMGYKPDSIYAYFKNGSGLGVRLTYSLEEKPLGTAGAVKNAGSYVKEAFFVLNGDCFSDLDYSDMYRQHVHNKAKTTIALTHVEDPTRFGVVETDESGRVLRFIEKPKWEDVTSHWINAGVYILEPEVLDYIPDNLFYMFENGVFPRLLENGEPFYAYHNRAYWIDMGTPEQYHLVNSDLLLGNCSSPLHVARDLIIGDGCEINPSARLTGPVMLAEGCSVGAEARITGPAVLGRGCRIAGGAVIENSLLWDEITVAEGAIIINSIIASGAKINKGQRLQGQTINQRAPTT